One window of Papaver somniferum cultivar HN1 chromosome 9, ASM357369v1, whole genome shotgun sequence genomic DNA carries:
- the LOC113314110 gene encoding peroxidase P7-like codes for MASSNGFAYIFLAMLAVSLAATSSDALSTTFYNRVCPNALRTIKQVVTAAVNSDRRMGASLLRLHFHDCFVNGCDGSVLLDSTSTISGEKGAGGNFNSLRGFDVVDRIKAAVDRACGRPVVSCADILAVAARDSVVQLGGRSWNVELGRRDGTTASLSAANNALPGPGLSLQALKANFRNVGLNEQDLVVLSGGHTIGVSKCSNFKSRIYTETNIDPNFARNLRATCPRTGGDNRLGPLDTSATRFDTQYFKDLVNRRGLLHSDQVLFNGGSTDALVRRYSTNSAAFAADFGKSMIKMGKIRVLEGRSGQIRRNCRRTN; via the exons ATGGCAAGTAGTAATGGTTTCGCTTACATTTTTCTTGCAATGCTTGCTGTATCGTTAGCAGCAACTTCTTCAGATGCACTCTCAACCACTTTTTACAATAGAGTATGTCCAAATGCCCTTCGAACCATTAAGCAAGTGGTAACTGCTGCTGTGAATAGTGACCGTCGTATGGGTGCCTCCTTGCTTCGTCTTCATTTCCACGATTGTTTCGTCAAC GGCTGCGATGGATCAGTTCTTCTTGATAGCACATCAACTATAAGTGGGGAGAAGGGTGCAGGTGGGAATTTTAACTCATTAAGAGGATTTGATGTAGTGGACAGGATCAAGGCAGCGGTGGACAGAGCCTGTGGTCGTCCAGTTGTATCTTGTGCTGACATCTTGGCCGTTGCAGCTCGCGACTCTGTTGTCCAG TTAGGAGGACGATCATGGAATGTAGAACTAGGCCGAAGAGATGGAACCACAGCAAGTCTATCTGCCGCCAACAATGCCTTACCAGGCCCTGGCCTGAGCCTCCAAGCTCTCAAAGCTAACTTCCGAAACGTTGGGTTAAATGAACAAGATTTAGTTGTGCTATCAGGTGGACATACGATTGGGGTTTCAAAATGTAGTAACTTCAAAAGCCGAATTTACACTGAAACCAACATCGACCCCAATTTCGCCAGGAATTTAAGAGCAACATGTCCTCGTACCGGTGGTGACAACAGACTTGGTCCATTAGATACCTCAGCTACAAGATTCGATACACAATACTTTAAAGATTTGGTGAACAGAAGAGGTTTACTTCATTCCGATCAGGTTTTATTCAACGGTGGATCAACTGATGCATTGGTGAGGAGATACAGTACTAACTCTGCAGCTTTTGCAGCTGACTTTGGAAAGTCTATGATTAAAATGGGAAAAATTAGAGTACTGGAAGGAAGGTCGGGACAGATTCGCAGGAACTGTAGGAGGACAAATTAA